One Actinospica robiniae DSM 44927 genomic region harbors:
- a CDS encoding class F sortase: protein MAHKDGDVRGNKLLYVAAAVLAVAAFFKLDHASAASGPPQPKATVLGSLAPAAVKPVVPLPTLGRSVPTHIDIDAVNVHADIITVGVNKDDTVGTPPLSNAKVAAWYNGSPTPGQVGASIIDAHVDSSLMADYRGAFYYLGLAKPGMEIDVTRSDHSVAVFIVDEVQDALKADFPTDKVYAATPYPGLRLITCGGDFDPKTKEYLGNTIVYAHMTAKRVFPHNAS from the coding sequence GCGCACAAGGACGGCGACGTCCGCGGCAACAAACTGCTCTACGTGGCCGCGGCGGTCCTCGCCGTCGCGGCGTTCTTCAAGCTCGACCACGCGAGCGCCGCGTCCGGGCCGCCGCAGCCCAAGGCGACCGTCCTGGGCAGCCTGGCCCCGGCCGCCGTCAAGCCCGTCGTGCCGCTCCCGACGCTGGGCCGCTCCGTGCCGACCCACATCGACATCGACGCCGTGAACGTGCACGCCGACATCATCACCGTCGGCGTCAACAAGGACGACACCGTCGGCACGCCGCCGCTGAGCAACGCCAAGGTGGCCGCCTGGTACAACGGCAGCCCGACGCCGGGCCAGGTGGGCGCGTCGATCATCGACGCGCACGTGGACTCGTCGCTGATGGCGGATTACCGCGGCGCGTTCTACTACCTCGGCCTGGCCAAGCCCGGCATGGAGATCGACGTCACGCGTTCGGACCACAGCGTCGCCGTCTTCATCGTCGACGAGGTCCAGGACGCGCTCAAGGCGGATTTCCCGACCGACAAGGTGTACGCGGCCACGCCCTACCCCGGGCTGCGCCTGATCACCTGCGGCGGCGACTTCGACCCGAAGACCAAGGAATACCTCGGCAACACGATCGTCTACGCCCACATGACCGCCAAGCGCGTTTTTCCGCACAACGCTAGTTGA